A portion of the Candidatus Bathyarchaeota archaeon genome contains these proteins:
- a CDS encoding cation:proton antiporter, translated as MADAIAVFSIVGAIIAIGFLANLLFKKVGLPSSLFLILIGIVLGPVLGVFSLADVDPITPFLTTLTLMMILFEGGLNMDIYKVISQSFRAAILAVLYIVSAATFVTLFAHFLLGFQWLEALMLGPMTAGTSSVVIIPLVSKLNISKDVEVTLSLESTITDVLNIVLVLAILQTYVGGLVDIQQTLITILGKFAIGAVLGTIVGIVWIRALYLIRKEEYTYMLTLGVLIGCYAASETFGGSGPLAALLFGLMLGNDRKIFKTLRVRLDLGYLSEIKNFVKRTQGELSFLIRAFFFVFLGLIYGVGRGEFPIWLGILIAVLIVAVNLVFRHVATTVATWRSDMFQYRRFMTFMCGIGLANATLSILLYKELSPTLSYAYLYPVIATNVIIVTNIITSIAPFLIKLRE; from the coding sequence ATGGCGGATGCTATAGCGGTTTTTTCAATAGTAGGTGCTATAATTGCCATCGGTTTCTTAGCGAACTTGTTGTTTAAGAAAGTTGGGCTTCCAAGTAGTTTGTTCCTGATTTTGATAGGTATAGTTCTAGGTCCTGTCTTGGGAGTGTTTTCTCTGGCTGATGTTGATCCTATCACTCCTTTTTTGACCACTCTCACATTAATGATGATACTCTTTGAAGGTGGACTTAACATGGATATTTACAAGGTTATTTCGCAAAGCTTTAGAGCCGCCATCCTTGCGGTTTTGTATATTGTATCTGCAGCCACGTTTGTCACGTTGTTCGCTCATTTCTTGTTGGGTTTCCAGTGGCTTGAGGCGTTGATGTTGGGTCCTATGACTGCTGGGACAAGTTCAGTGGTTATTATACCGCTGGTCTCGAAGTTAAACATAAGCAAGGATGTGGAAGTTACTTTGTCATTGGAATCAACCATAACTGACGTTCTGAACATTGTTTTGGTGTTAGCTATTCTGCAGACTTATGTAGGTGGACTCGTTGACATTCAGCAAACTCTGATTACAATCCTGGGAAAATTTGCGATAGGTGCGGTTTTAGGTACTATTGTAGGTATCGTGTGGATTAGGGCACTCTATCTGATAAGGAAAGAGGAGTATACTTACATGCTCACCTTAGGCGTTCTTATTGGTTGCTATGCTGCTTCTGAAACGTTTGGAGGAAGTGGACCTCTGGCTGCTCTTCTTTTCGGTCTCATGCTGGGGAATGACAGGAAAATTTTCAAGACGTTAAGAGTTAGATTAGACTTGGGCTATTTGAGTGAAATCAAAAATTTTGTAAAGCGTACTCAAGGAGAGCTTTCGTTTCTGATACGGGCTTTCTTTTTTGTTTTTCTCGGACTCATCTATGGAGTCGGTAGAGGCGAATTTCCCATTTGGCTTGGTATTCTTATAGCCGTTTTGATTGTTGCAGTGAATTTAGTGTTTCGTCACGTCGCTACTACTGTTGCAACGTGGAGAAGCGATATGTTTCAGTATCGCCGTTTCATGACTTTTATGTGCGGGATAGGATTGGCGAACGCCACCCTAAGTATTCTGCTTTACAAAGAGTTGAGCCCAACTTTGTCTTATGCCTATCTTTACCCTGTCATAGCCACAAACGTCATCATAGTGACAAACATAATTACTTCAATCGCACCATTTTTAATTAAACTCCGCGAATAA
- a CDS encoding bifunctional 5,6,7,8-tetrahydromethanopterin hydro-lyase/3-hexulose-6-phosphate synthase → MKSVRVEKPVYLIGEALVGEGDEVAHIDLLIGDKDGPVGEAFASGMSNLSAGHTPLLAVIRPNLPPKPHTLIIPKVTVKNLEQVGKIFGPAQAAVAKAVADSVEDGVVPKDKVEDWVIVCSVFVHPNAKDYRKIYHYNYGATKLALKRALTKYPSLDKIMYDKDRAKHPIMGFKVPRLWRPPYLQIALDIPSLGRAKNIIQELPESDRLILEVGTPLLKKYGVKAIRDLREVARDVFIIADLKTLDVGKVEVDLAFEETADAVVVAGVAAKETLDGFIYEAKKLGIYAVADMMNIDDPVKKLKTLKDMPDIVILHRGIDMETGRTLGLERIKELKQAFADKKFLVAVAGGIIPETAKEALAKGADILIVGRYITQSKDVKRAVREFLELTRTMREDIDLYRVHVE, encoded by the coding sequence ATGAAAAGTGTAAGAGTTGAAAAACCTGTCTACCTTATTGGTGAAGCTTTGGTGGGCGAAGGAGATGAAGTTGCCCACATAGACTTGTTGATCGGCGACAAAGACGGCCCAGTTGGAGAAGCGTTTGCTTCTGGCATGTCGAATTTATCTGCAGGACACACGCCTCTTCTTGCAGTGATACGGCCAAATCTCCCTCCGAAACCTCACACGCTTATCATCCCGAAAGTAACAGTGAAAAATCTTGAACAGGTGGGTAAAATATTCGGCCCAGCTCAGGCTGCCGTAGCAAAGGCGGTGGCGGACTCTGTTGAGGATGGAGTAGTTCCAAAAGACAAAGTAGAAGACTGGGTAATCGTATGTAGTGTTTTCGTTCATCCTAACGCTAAGGATTACAGAAAAATATATCACTATAATTATGGTGCTACCAAACTGGCTCTGAAAAGAGCGTTGACTAAATATCCGTCACTCGACAAAATCATGTATGACAAAGACAGGGCGAAGCATCCTATAATGGGCTTTAAAGTGCCCCGGCTGTGGCGACCACCATACCTGCAAATCGCCTTAGACATTCCAAGCCTTGGACGAGCAAAAAACATAATACAGGAGCTTCCTGAAAGCGACAGATTAATCCTTGAAGTAGGCACGCCTCTTTTGAAAAAGTATGGGGTCAAGGCAATTCGCGACTTAAGAGAGGTTGCCAGAGACGTGTTCATTATTGCAGACTTGAAAACCTTGGATGTTGGCAAAGTGGAAGTCGACTTGGCGTTCGAGGAGACTGCTGACGCCGTTGTGGTAGCAGGAGTAGCGGCAAAGGAAACCTTAGACGGTTTTATTTACGAAGCAAAAAAACTGGGGATATATGCGGTGGCTGACATGATGAACATTGACGACCCTGTTAAGAAACTTAAGACTTTGAAAGACATGCCTGATATAGTAATCTTACACCGCGGCATAGACATGGAAACAGGAAGAACTCTTGGACTAGAACGTATCAAAGAGCTCAAACAAGCTTTTGCGGACAAAAAGTTTCTAGTGGCGGTTGCAGGTGGCATAATCCCAGAAACAGCAAAAGAAGCATTGGCAAAAGGCGCCGACATCTTGATCGTGGGAAGATACATAACTCAGTCTAAAGACGTGAAGCGCGCTGTAAGAGAGTTCTTAGAACTGACAAGAACAATGAGAGAAGACATTGACTTGTACAGAGTTCACGTTGAATAA
- a CDS encoding restriction endonuclease produces MSVFVAKADGTKQLFDREKVVRTCLRMGATREVAKAVTDKIEMKIYNGIQTRKILQMIFAQLSKHKPAVRHQIDLRKALSLMKPKPDFESFIQILLKEHGYEVVPNQIIRGKCVEHEVDAVARKNGETYIVEVKHHYNYHTPTGLDVSRIARAIFEDVAEGFRLGLNALNVSKAVIVCNTKFSQHAKRYAECRGIHNIGWSSPPDRSLQILIEEKKLYPVTYLKGLNTMAREKLVSAGIILLKQLTTKNPERLRKETGIPKETLVSAIKKARAILSENIQMARVKN; encoded by the coding sequence GTGTCTGTCTTTGTAGCAAAAGCTGACGGAACGAAGCAGTTGTTTGACAGAGAAAAAGTTGTGAGGACTTGCCTGAGAATGGGGGCTACCCGAGAAGTTGCCAAGGCCGTTACAGATAAAATTGAAATGAAGATATACAATGGCATACAAACAAGGAAAATTCTTCAAATGATTTTTGCACAGTTAAGCAAGCATAAACCCGCAGTTAGGCATCAAATCGACCTGCGAAAAGCTTTGAGTTTGATGAAGCCGAAGCCTGATTTTGAAAGTTTCATCCAGATTCTGCTTAAGGAACACGGATACGAAGTTGTCCCAAACCAGATTATACGAGGCAAATGCGTAGAGCATGAAGTTGATGCTGTCGCAAGGAAAAATGGCGAGACATACATTGTAGAAGTGAAGCATCATTACAACTATCACACTCCAACGGGCTTAGATGTAAGCCGCATCGCAAGGGCAATCTTCGAAGACGTCGCAGAAGGGTTTAGACTTGGACTGAACGCATTGAATGTAAGTAAAGCAGTGATCGTCTGCAACACGAAATTTTCGCAGCACGCTAAACGTTACGCAGAATGTAGAGGAATCCACAACATAGGCTGGAGTTCACCCCCTGATCGTAGCTTGCAAATTCTGATTGAAGAAAAGAAATTGTACCCAGTTACATACCTCAAGGGTTTAAACACCATGGCAAGAGAGAAATTAGTGTCTGCCGGGATAATTCTACTAAAACAACTAACCACAAAAAACCCGGAAAGACTTAGAAAAGAAACGGGGATTCCTAAGGAAACTCTTGTATCAGCAATCAAGAAAGCAAGAGCAATACTCTCTGAAAATATACAAATGGCACGTGTGAAGAACTGA
- a CDS encoding uracil-DNA glycosylase has protein sequence MSKEETIKKISAEVAACVKCGLGKQRIHVVPGDGALDAEIMFIGEAPGRQEDLRGLPFVGAAGKLLDKLLHKVGFSREKVYITNLVKCRPPENRDPTLEEITTCSGLYLNRQVQVIRPKLLVMLGRHSAAYILSKAGIEAESITRIHGKVYGIDSFGVPVVAIPMFHPAAALYNLKYKGLLEEDFKVLKSVLEKYDS, from the coding sequence ATGTCTAAGGAAGAAACTATTAAAAAAATTAGTGCAGAAGTGGCGGCTTGCGTTAAATGTGGACTAGGGAAGCAACGTATACATGTAGTTCCGGGCGATGGAGCCTTGGACGCAGAAATAATGTTTATCGGGGAAGCGCCTGGGAGACAAGAAGACTTGAGAGGACTGCCTTTTGTGGGTGCTGCAGGGAAACTCCTCGACAAATTGCTGCATAAAGTCGGTTTTTCTCGAGAAAAAGTCTACATAACGAACCTTGTTAAATGCAGACCTCCTGAAAATCGTGACCCCACATTGGAAGAAATTACTACTTGCAGCGGGTTGTATTTGAATCGTCAAGTTCAAGTTATTCGACCGAAGCTTTTGGTGATGTTAGGCAGGCACTCAGCAGCGTATATCCTTTCCAAAGCTGGAATTGAGGCGGAAAGTATCACAAGAATACACGGTAAAGTATATGGAATAGATTCATTTGGCGTTCCAGTTGTCGCTATCCCCATGTTTCATCCTGCGGCGGCGCTTTATAATCTAAAGTATAAAGGTTTGCTGGAAGAGGACTTTAAGGTTTTGAAATCTGTACTCGAAAAATATGATTCCTGA